The Toxorhynchites rutilus septentrionalis strain SRP chromosome 3, ASM2978413v1, whole genome shotgun sequence genome includes a region encoding these proteins:
- the LOC129779795 gene encoding protein CDV3 homolog → MADLDDFFAKKDRKKSKTKKFATAEELAKRIEDTAKKATETKPRKVNPTNTEEVESKTPPVEEEWKEFEEERKDYSGLKLAQLNINEEEQNQTNYGTDESAAATGENEGEKGADSVDRKGSGAWKVVDSSAEGSADKLQQQSNAAGSNAYISPAIKNMRLKGKKGVAPDLKNEDFFPTLGAEQPDASRTKKDSTFEEVKHGGRVRQSDIASAAPLSVGNRFTSLSNDAS, encoded by the coding sequence ATGGCCGATCTGGACGATTTTTTCGCGAAAAAGGACCGTAAAAAGTCGAAAACAAAGAAATTTGCTACCGCGGAGGAACTTGCCAAACGCATAGAGGACACAGCGAAGAAGGCGACCGAGACAAAGCCACGGAAAGTGAACCCAACAAACACCGAAGAAGTCGAATCGAAAACTCCACCTGTAGAAGAAGAGTGGAAAGAATTCGAAGAGGAAAGGAAAGATTACAGCGGTCTCAAGTTGGCACAATTGAACATAAACGAGGAAGAACAAAATCAAACCAATTACGGAACGGACGAAAGTGCTGCAGCGACGGGGGAAAACGAAGGCGAGAAAGGTGCGGACAGTGTGGATCGCAAAGGCTCAGGAGCTTGGAAGGTGGTGGATTCGTCAGCGGAAGGATCTGCCGACAAACTTCAACAGCAGTCAAATGCTGCTGGATCCAATGCATACATTTCGCCCGCGATAAAAAATATGCGTTTGAAGGGCAAAAAAGGAGTTGCCCCGGATTTGAAAAACGAGGATTTCTTCCCAACACTCGGTGCAGAACAGCCAGACGCTTCGCGGACTAAGAAAGATTCCACATTCGAGGAGGTGAAACACGGTGGCCGCGTCAGACAGTCCGACATAGCGTCGGCAGCACCCCTATCAGTAGGTAATAGATTCACTTCGCTGAGTAATGATGCGAGCTAG